CTCGGCCTCGGGGCCGGCTGGTACGCCGAGGAGCACGCCGCGTACGGCATCCCCTTCCCGAAGGAGCGGTTCGGGCGGCTGGAGGAGCAGCTCGCCATCGTCACCGGGCTCTGGGAGACCAAGCTCGGCGACACCTTCGACTTCGCGGGCACGTACTACCAGCTGTCGGACTCCCCGGCGCTGCCCAAGCCCGTCCAGGACCGGATCCCCGTCCTGATCGGCGGCAAGGGCCTGCACCGTACGCCCGCGCTGGCCGCCCGGTACGCCGACGAGTTCAACCTGCCCTTCGTCTCGACCGGCGAGAGCCGGGAGCAGTTCGGCCGGGTCCGCACCGCCGTGGAGCAGGCCGGGCGCCGCGGCGACGACCTGGTGTACTCCAACCTCCTGGTGGCCTGCGTCGGCAAGGACGACGCCGAGGTGGCCCGGCGGGCCGCCGCGATCGGTCGCGACGTCGCTGAGCTGAAGGCGCACGGCCTGGCCGGCACGCCGGACGAGGTGGTGGAGAGCATCGGCCGCTACGCGGCGGCCGGATCCCAGCGCTGCTACCTGCAGATCCTCGACCTCCAGGACCTGGACCACCTCGCGCTGATCGCCGACAAGGTCGCGCCGCAGCTCGACTGACCGGCCCGGTGGCGGGCAGGCCGGGGCGGCGCGGGGGCCCCGCCTGCCCCGGCCGTTCCGTCTGTCCCGCCGTCCCGCCGACCCTGCCGGTCTCGGCCGTCCCGCCTGCGTCGCCCGCTCCGCTCGTCTCGGCCGTCCCGCCTGCGTCGCCCGCGCTGCCCGCGCCGTCCCGCCTGCCCCGGCCCCGGCCGTTCCGTCGGCCTCGCCGGTCCCGTCCGTCCGCGATTCGTAAGACCGCGACCGGCGCGGTGCCGGCCCGCCCCGCCCTAGGGTGGACGACGGGCGCCCACCGCCCCCGGGAGCCCGGCCGGGCCCCGCCACCCGGACGTGACCGAAAGGCTGACGCCATGCCAGGAACCACCGGCCCCGCGCGCGCGGAACTCGGCGTGATCGGCGGCTCCGGCCTGTACGCCCTGCTCGACGACGTGACCGAGATCGCCGTCGACACCCCGTACGGGCCGCCCAGCGACTCGCTGTTCGTCGGCGAGGCGGCCGGCCGGCGGGTCGCCTTCCTGCCCCGCCACGGCCGCGGCCACCGGCTGCCGCCGCACCGCATCAACTACCGCGCCAACCTGTGGGCCCTGCAGTCACTCGGCGTACGGCAGATGCTCGCCCCCTGCGCGGTCGGCGGGCTGCGCCCCGAGTACGGGCCTGGCACGCTGCTCGTCCCCGACCAGTTCGTGGACCGCACCTCCGGGCGGGTGCAGACCTACTACGACGGCCGGCCGCTGCCCGACGGCACCGTCCCCGAGGTCGTGCACGTGTCGATGGCCGACCCGTACTGCCCGGACGGCCGTCGCACCGCTCTCGCCGCCGCCCGGGACGTCGCCTGGGAGCCCGTGGACAGCGGCACCCTGGTGGTGATCGAGGGCCCGCGCTTCTCCACCCGCGCCGAATCCCGCTGGTTCACCGCCAACGGCTGGTCGGTGGTCGGCATGACCGGGCACCCGGAGGCCGTCCTCGCCCGCGAACTCGGCCTCTGCTACACGTCCTTGGCCCTGGTGACCGACCTGGACGCGGGTGTGGGGAGCGGCGAGGGAGTCACCCACGGCGAGGTGCTGGCC
The sequence above is a segment of the Kitasatospora sp. NBC_00240 genome. Coding sequences within it:
- a CDS encoding LLM class F420-dependent oxidoreductase encodes the protein MDLRIFTEPQQGASYDTLLRIARTTEELGVFSAFFRSDHYLKMGDVDGLPGPTDAWITLAGLARETSTIRLGTLMTAATFRLPGVLALQVAQVDAMSNGRVELGLGAGWYAEEHAAYGIPFPKERFGRLEEQLAIVTGLWETKLGDTFDFAGTYYQLSDSPALPKPVQDRIPVLIGGKGLHRTPALAARYADEFNLPFVSTGESREQFGRVRTAVEQAGRRGDDLVYSNLLVACVGKDDAEVARRAAAIGRDVAELKAHGLAGTPDEVVESIGRYAAAGSQRCYLQILDLQDLDHLALIADKVAPQLD
- a CDS encoding S-methyl-5'-thioadenosine phosphorylase, which produces MPGTTGPARAELGVIGGSGLYALLDDVTEIAVDTPYGPPSDSLFVGEAAGRRVAFLPRHGRGHRLPPHRINYRANLWALQSLGVRQMLAPCAVGGLRPEYGPGTLLVPDQFVDRTSGRVQTYYDGRPLPDGTVPEVVHVSMADPYCPDGRRTALAAARDVAWEPVDSGTLVVIEGPRFSTRAESRWFTANGWSVVGMTGHPEAVLARELGLCYTSLALVTDLDAGVGSGEGVTHGEVLAVFARNVDRLRTVLFKALEGLPVTRDCVCSHALDGLGTGLPGIPSP